A region from the Vibrio chagasii genome encodes:
- a CDS encoding TIR domain-containing protein, translating into MNIEFLSNDFEKVSYLSNLLTSHATGGDADNSEYIQLRHELLKDSTLAPMLPGWLKLHRDLGSFWGFIKNKFGTYAERRTYLSEEFAPVCNFLEFGDTPTLKSTEPPFKTQQHMPQSSFLVTEVKPKKDKVFIVHGRDNEAKQEVARFVDSVGLTPIILHEQASGGKTIIEKIEHYADEVGFALVLYTACDLGRGIHETKVHPKQRARQNVVFEHGYLMAKLDRGNVCALVKGDIETPNDISGVVYVDLDVAGAWKTEVAQELKASGYTLKEFF; encoded by the coding sequence ATGAATATTGAATTTTTATCGAATGACTTTGAAAAGGTCAGTTACTTAAGTAACTTGCTTACTAGCCACGCTACTGGTGGAGATGCTGATAATTCCGAATATATTCAGCTTCGTCATGAATTACTAAAAGATTCCACTTTAGCACCAATGCTCCCAGGTTGGTTGAAGCTCCACAGAGACCTGGGTTCATTTTGGGGGTTCATCAAAAATAAGTTTGGTACTTATGCGGAAAGGCGTACTTATCTCTCTGAAGAATTTGCACCTGTTTGTAATTTCTTGGAGTTTGGCGATACACCTACTTTAAAATCAACGGAACCACCATTTAAGACTCAACAGCATATGCCGCAAAGTTCATTTCTAGTTACAGAAGTAAAACCTAAGAAAGACAAAGTGTTTATCGTGCATGGACGCGATAATGAAGCGAAACAAGAAGTAGCAAGATTTGTCGATAGCGTAGGTTTAACTCCAATTATCCTTCATGAGCAAGCAAGTGGAGGCAAAACTATTATTGAAAAAATTGAGCACTATGCTGATGAAGTCGGGTTTGCTTTGGTTCTCTATACGGCTTGTGACCTTGGTCGAGGCATTCATGAGACAAAAGTTCATCCTAAGCAACGAGCAAGGCAGAATGTTGTTTTTGAACATGGTTACCTAATGGCCAAATTAGATCGAGGAAATGTTTGTGCTCTCGTTAAAGGCGACATCGAAACTCCAAATGATATCAGTGGTGTTGTATATGTAGATCTTGATGTGGCAGGCGCATGGAAAACTGAGGTAGCTCAAGAACTTAAAGCCAGTGGTTATACCCTAAAAGAGTTTTTCTAG